Proteins co-encoded in one Arachis hypogaea cultivar Tifrunner chromosome 11, arahy.Tifrunner.gnm2.J5K5, whole genome shotgun sequence genomic window:
- the LOC112720547 gene encoding cytochrome P450 81E8, whose amino-acid sequence MTPLISYTFLSILFLVITLKFLFSTRRFKNLPPGPPPLPILGNLRQLNFPLHRTLHAFSQKYGQVFSLWFGSQPVIVVSSPSLVQECFTKNDIILANRPPLRSAKHVGYNFTTVTVAPYGDHWRNVRRIISLDVLSTHRLNSFLGIRRDEILRLVQSLAAPSQNGEDFAKVELKSKLTEMTFNTIMRMISGKRYYGDDCDVADTEEAKQFRELIKELLSLGGSSNPFEFVKVLRWFDFGNLEKRLKGIARRSDVFLQGLIDQHRMKQGGDKNTMIDHLLSLQQSQPEYYTDQIIKGIVLVMLLGGTETSATSLEWAMAALLNHPEVLKKAKEEIDTQIGQDRLIVESDISKLPYLQNVIHETFRLHPALPLLAPHYSSKDCTVGGYNFPKNTILLVNAWAIHRDPELWSNPTEFKPERFEKEGEAEKLIPFGLGRRACPGANLGNRTVSLTLGLLIQCFEWKRISEDEIDMSEGRGATTPKLIPLEALCKADSSIIDKVF is encoded by the exons ATGACACCATTAATCTCCTACACCTTCCTTTCTATTCTCTTCCTCGTCATAACGCTCAAGTTCCTCTTCTCAACAAGAAGGTTCAAGAACCTTCCACCAGGTCCACCACCTCTTCCCATCTTGGGCAACCTCCGCCAACTCAACTTCCCCTTGCACCGAACCCTTCACGCCTTCTCTCAAAAGTACGGCCAAGTCTTCTCCCTCTGGTTCGGTTCCCAACCCGTCATCGTCGTCTCATCGCCCTCTCTCGTTCAAGAATGCTTCACAAAGAACGACATCATCTTGGCCAACCGGCCGCCGCTCCGTTCCGCGAAACACGTCGGCTACAACTTCACCACCGTCACGGTCGCACCTTATGGCGACCACTGGCGCAATGTCCGCCGCATTATCTCGCTTGATGTCCTCTCCACGCACCGCCTCAACTCGTTCTTGGGAATACGAAGGGACGAGATCCTGAGGCTGGTACAAAGCCTTGCGGCTCCATCGCAAAATGGTGAAGATTTTGCCAAGGTTGAGCTGAAGTCGAAGCTCACGGAGATGACGTTCAACACCATCATGAGGATGATCTCGGGGAAGAG GTACTATGGTGATGACTGTGACGTCGCGGACACAGAGGAAGCGAAGCAGTTCAGGGAGCTCATCAAGGAACTTTTATCGTTGGGAGGGTCTAGTAACCCTTTTGAATTCGTGAAGGTTCTTCGGTGGTTCGATTTTGGGAACCTAGAGAAGAGGCTCAAAGGTATTGCTAGGAGAAGCGATGTATTCTTGCAGGGGCTTATTGATCAGCACAGAATGAAACAGGGTGGAGATAAAAATACTATGATTGACCATTTATTGAGCTTGCAACAGTCGCAGCCCGAGTACTACACGGATCAAATCATCAAAGGCATTGTTCTG GTTATGCTTCTTGGAGGAACAGAAACATCAGCAACTTCTTTAGAATGGGCTATGGCTGCATTACTAAACCATCCAGAAGTGTTAAAGAAGGCCAAGGAAGAAATAGATACTCAAATAGGACAAGATCGCTTAATAGTAGAATCCGACATTTCGAAACTCCCTTACCTACAAAATGTTATCCACGAGACATTTCGGTTGCACCCTGCACTTCCATTATTGGCGCCACATTATTCTTCAAAAGATTGCACCGTAGGAGGATACAACTTCCCAAAGAATACTATTCTGTTGGTAAATGCTTGGGCTATTCATAGAGATCCTGAACTATGGAGCAACCCTACTGAGTTCAAGCCTGAGAGATTTGAGAAAGAAGGAGAAGCAGAAAAGTTGATTCCGTTTGGGCTTGGAAGAAGGGCATGTCCTGGAGCAAACTTGGGGAACCGTACAGTGAGTTTAACTTTGGGTTTATTGATTCAATGTTTTGAATGGAAGCGAATAAGTGAAGACGAAATTGATATGAGTGAAGGAAGAGGAGCCACCACCCCAAAGTTGATTCCTTTGGAGGCCTTATGTAAAGCAGATTCAAGTATCATTGACAAGGTTTTTTAA